One window from the genome of Paenibacillus azoreducens encodes:
- the ftsX gene encoding permease-like cell division protein FtsX: protein MTFNTFLRHLREGAKNVFRNGWMSVASIVSIIVSLFVLGVFILLVLNVNAIADKADKQVQIRAYLNLNVDQKQREVVQKEIAAMPEVSKIDFISKEQGLNDFRSSMGDEGKELLEGFDKDNNPLPDAFKIEVYEPTTVPFVAKKIEALNTAHADLQPVMKVKYGKGTIETLFKVTRMVRNIGFVFVGGLGLMSMFLISNTIRVTILARRREIGIMKLVGATNTFIRWPFFVEGTLIGLIGSVITVVVLFVGYDRLSASIGSDFTMQMSLLPVNELWHWGGLLVVLGVLIGMWGTTLSIRKFLKV, encoded by the coding sequence ATGACTTTTAACACCTTCTTGCGGCATTTGCGGGAAGGAGCGAAAAACGTATTCCGCAACGGCTGGATGTCTGTCGCATCCATTGTATCCATTATCGTATCTCTATTCGTCTTAGGCGTATTTATTCTGCTTGTACTCAATGTTAATGCCATTGCCGACAAAGCGGACAAACAAGTGCAGATTCGGGCCTACCTTAACTTGAACGTGGACCAGAAGCAGCGGGAAGTCGTGCAGAAAGAAATTGCGGCGATGCCTGAGGTCAGCAAGATCGATTTTATTTCCAAAGAGCAGGGATTGAATGATTTCCGCAGCAGCATGGGCGACGAAGGGAAGGAGCTTCTTGAAGGCTTCGACAAGGACAATAATCCGCTTCCGGATGCTTTCAAAATCGAAGTGTACGAGCCTACCACCGTTCCTTTTGTTGCAAAGAAAATTGAAGCGCTTAATACGGCCCATGCCGACCTGCAGCCGGTCATGAAGGTCAAATACGGCAAAGGAACGATCGAGACGCTGTTTAAAGTTACGCGCATGGTGCGCAATATCGGCTTTGTGTTCGTGGGCGGCCTGGGTTTGATGTCGATGTTCCTGATTTCCAACACGATCCGGGTTACGATTTTGGCGCGGCGCAGGGAGATCGGCATTATGAAACTGGTAGGGGCGACGAACACCTTTATCCGCTGGCCGTTTTTCGTGGAAGGCACACTGATCGGACTGATCGGTTCGGTGATTACGGTCGTGGTTTTGTTTGTTGGTTATGATCGCTTATCCGCATCTATCGGTTCCGATTTCACGATGCAAATGTCGCTTCTGCCCGTGAATGAGCTTTGGCATTGGGGCGGGCTTTTGGTTGTGCTCGGCGTGCTTATCGGGATGTGGGGAACAACCCTCTCGATCCGCAAGTTTTTGAAAGTATAG
- a CDS encoding S41 family peptidase, protein MKKRTVVFLVLLAMLGGSVLTLALTGAGLSTQAAPTLSSLADFSGGLKKDEAKKIGTALGLIQSNYYQDVDRSKLIDGAINGMMQSLDDPYSSYMGKKTAKEFEETIEGSFSGIGAEVSTENGNVVVVSPIKGSPAEKAGIRAKDIILTVNGESLHGLELNEAVAKIRGPKGSEAKLTIKRSGSPAPIEFKIVRADVDLETVKAHMEPGKVGVIEITQFSLNTAERFKQELSKLESEGMQGLVIDVRNNPGGVLSVVIDIAEQFVPKGKAIVQVEDKNKKREQNVSKGSGKPYPVTLLMNKGSASASEILAGALQQSAGAKLVGENSFGKGTVQTSFNKQFDDGSLLKITIAKWLTPNGSWIHQKGLKPDITVEQPDYFSVAPINKETTLKYNMNNADVKSAQTMLDALGYKPGRKDGYFDEKTAAAVKSFQKAQNLSVSGNVDAKTAEHLETALIGQIRDPKNDNQLKAGIAEVQKEIAATASKH, encoded by the coding sequence TTGAAAAAAAGAACTGTCGTATTTTTAGTCCTGCTGGCGATGCTTGGCGGAAGCGTGCTGACGCTGGCATTGACAGGTGCGGGCTTGTCTACGCAGGCTGCGCCGACACTGTCATCGCTAGCCGATTTTAGCGGAGGCTTGAAGAAGGATGAAGCTAAAAAAATTGGCACGGCGCTGGGCCTTATCCAGTCGAACTATTATCAGGATGTGGACCGCAGCAAACTGATTGACGGTGCGATTAACGGAATGATGCAGTCCCTTGACGATCCATATTCCTCTTATATGGGCAAGAAGACGGCAAAAGAATTCGAAGAGACGATCGAAGGCTCGTTCAGCGGCATCGGGGCGGAGGTTTCCACCGAAAATGGCAATGTTGTTGTCGTATCTCCGATTAAAGGTTCACCGGCCGAAAAAGCGGGAATTCGTGCAAAGGATATTATTTTGACGGTGAATGGCGAATCTCTCCACGGCCTGGAGCTGAATGAGGCCGTAGCCAAAATCCGCGGTCCGAAAGGCAGCGAAGCCAAGCTGACGATCAAGCGCAGCGGCTCGCCGGCACCGATCGAATTTAAGATTGTCCGGGCGGATGTAGACTTGGAGACGGTAAAGGCCCATATGGAGCCGGGGAAAGTCGGGGTTATCGAAATCACCCAATTTTCGCTGAATACTGCTGAGCGATTTAAGCAAGAGCTGTCCAAACTGGAAAGCGAAGGAATGCAAGGTCTTGTCATCGATGTGCGCAATAATCCGGGCGGCGTATTATCCGTCGTGATCGATATTGCTGAACAGTTTGTTCCTAAAGGCAAAGCGATTGTTCAAGTCGAAGACAAAAACAAGAAGCGGGAGCAAAATGTATCCAAGGGAAGCGGCAAACCTTATCCTGTAACTTTGTTGATGAACAAGGGCAGCGCCAGCGCATCGGAAATTTTGGCAGGCGCGCTGCAGCAATCCGCAGGAGCGAAGCTCGTAGGTGAAAATTCCTTTGGCAAAGGTACGGTGCAAACCAGCTTCAACAAACAATTTGATGACGGAAGCTTGCTAAAGATTACGATCGCCAAATGGCTGACGCCAAACGGCAGCTGGATTCACCAAAAGGGTCTCAAGCCGGATATCACGGTCGAACAGCCGGATTATTTCTCGGTTGCGCCGATCAATAAAGAGACGACTTTGAAATACAATATGAATAACGCGGATGTCAAGAGCGCGCAAACCATGCTGGACGCGCTGGGGTATAAGCCTGGGCGCAAAGACGGGTACTTTGACGAGAAGACCGCTGCCGCGGTCAAGTCGTTCCAAAAAGCGCAAAACTTAAGCGTAAGCGGCAATGTTGACGCCAAAACGGCGGAACATTTGGAAACGGCGCTGATCGGGCAAATCCGCGATCCGAAAAACGATAACCAGCTTAAGGCAGGGATTGCTGAGGTTCAGAAGGAAATCGCAGCAACCGCGTCGAAACATTAA
- a CDS encoding murein hydrolase activator EnvC family protein yields MKKLVAVIAVIVLMATVFEPTEGYAKKRTVDQIEHELRLIQQQAKAAKQQKAKAESQKQEAQHYKNKTQQNLQYVMDQISQVSDKMAKTSVQIDQTQDNLRKTAAELDATEERIQSREKLLESRVRLMYTDGSVSYLEVLLSSTSFSDFLERADSLKSFVDQDKDLLEQHKKDKALVLDKKKELESQYAKAKDLYAEMEDQKEILDEKEKEKQVLIAKYDQKIEESDDLSEEQNEMLVNLVNKRTALQTEKNKLKAEEAARRAAAAKAAAKKRAAALAAKQRSSSKSTVASGGGFTGGGGPLYMPVSGGRLSSGFGRRVHPVTGEVGKMHTGIDLAVPQGTPIHAADDGIVTMAEWWSGYGNCVIINHGGGMWTLYGHIRNGGIKVKEGDHVSRGQVIAESGSTGQVTGPHLHFEVRENGVPVNPMPYL; encoded by the coding sequence TTGAAAAAGCTAGTTGCAGTGATCGCCGTCATTGTGCTGATGGCTACTGTTTTCGAGCCCACTGAGGGTTATGCCAAAAAACGAACCGTCGATCAAATCGAACATGAGCTGAGGCTTATTCAACAGCAGGCTAAGGCTGCCAAGCAGCAGAAGGCGAAAGCGGAGTCGCAGAAACAGGAGGCGCAGCATTATAAAAACAAAACGCAGCAGAACCTGCAATACGTAATGGATCAAATTTCGCAGGTTAGCGATAAAATGGCGAAGACTTCGGTGCAAATTGACCAGACACAGGATAATCTTCGCAAAACGGCGGCCGAACTGGATGCGACGGAGGAGAGAATCCAGTCCCGCGAGAAATTGCTGGAGTCCCGGGTCAGATTGATGTATACGGACGGCAGCGTATCCTATCTGGAAGTACTGCTGTCTTCAACAAGCTTCTCCGATTTCCTGGAGCGGGCGGATTCGCTTAAGAGCTTCGTGGACCAGGACAAGGATCTGCTGGAGCAGCACAAGAAAGACAAGGCGCTGGTACTGGACAAAAAGAAAGAGCTTGAATCCCAGTACGCGAAAGCCAAGGATTTGTATGCCGAGATGGAGGATCAAAAAGAGATCCTGGACGAAAAAGAAAAAGAAAAGCAGGTTCTGATCGCGAAGTACGACCAGAAAATCGAAGAGTCGGACGATCTCAGCGAAGAGCAAAATGAAATGCTCGTGAATCTGGTGAACAAACGGACGGCGCTGCAGACGGAGAAAAACAAGCTGAAAGCAGAAGAAGCCGCAAGACGGGCGGCGGCAGCCAAAGCGGCGGCAAAGAAAAGAGCGGCAGCGTTGGCGGCCAAACAGCGCAGCAGCAGTAAGTCAACCGTAGCCAGCGGCGGCGGTTTTACCGGCGGAGGCGGACCGCTTTATATGCCAGTGAGCGGGGGGCGCCTGTCTTCGGGATTTGGCAGACGGGTGCATCCGGTAACGGGCGAGGTCGGCAAAATGCATACAGGCATCGACTTGGCCGTTCCGCAAGGTACGCCGATCCATGCTGCCGATGACGGAATAGTGACGATGGCGGAATGGTGGAGCGGCTACGGCAACTGTGTTATTATCAATCATGGAGGCGGCATGTGGACATTGTACGGGCACATCCGGAACGGCGGCATCAAGGTTAAGGAGGGCGACCATGTCAGCCGCGGCCAGGTAATCGCCGAGTCGGGATCGACCGGGCAGGTAACGGGCCCGCATTTGCATTTTGAGGTCCGCGAGAATGGTGTCCCTGTGAATCCGATGCCTTATTTGTAG
- the ftsE gene encoding cell division ATP-binding protein FtsE encodes MIEMQDVWKTYPNGTHALQGVSVKIDRNEFVYVVGPSGAGKSTFMKLIYREEVPTKGQISVNGFNIGKLKQRKIPYVRRNIGVIFQDFRLLPKLTAYENVAFAMEVIEAPKRQMKKRVMEVLDLVGLKAKANRQPAQLSGGEQQRIAIARAIVNNPSVIIADEPTGNLDPETSWGIMQLLDEINFRGTTIVMATHNKDIVNTMRKRVIAIEQGNIVRDQMRGEYGYDF; translated from the coding sequence GTGATCGAAATGCAGGATGTGTGGAAGACATACCCGAATGGAACCCACGCGCTTCAAGGGGTATCCGTTAAGATCGACCGGAATGAATTTGTATATGTCGTCGGCCCTTCCGGCGCAGGTAAATCGACATTCATGAAGCTCATTTATAGAGAAGAAGTACCGACAAAAGGACAGATCTCCGTAAACGGGTTTAATATAGGCAAGCTGAAGCAGCGCAAGATTCCTTACGTCAGACGCAATATCGGCGTGATTTTTCAGGATTTCCGCCTTTTGCCTAAATTGACCGCTTATGAGAACGTGGCTTTTGCCATGGAAGTTATTGAAGCCCCGAAACGGCAGATGAAAAAACGCGTGATGGAAGTGCTTGATCTCGTCGGACTGAAAGCGAAAGCGAACCGCCAGCCGGCCCAGCTTTCCGGTGGGGAACAGCAGCGGATTGCCATCGCCCGCGCCATCGTAAACAATCCTTCGGTGATTATTGCGGACGAGCCTACCGGCAACCTCGACCCCGAAACCTCCTGGGGCATCATGCAGCTGCTGGATGAAATCAATTTCCGCGGAACAACCATCGTTATGGCTACCCACAACAAGGATATCGTAAACACGATGCGTAAGCGCGTCATTGCCATTGAACAAGGCAATATCGTGCGCGACCAGATGAGAGGAGAATACGGGTATGACTTTTAA
- a CDS encoding VanW family protein, whose translation MKKIHLMLIITAGILLIGSVTAGWIHLYISQQTLPDHVQVGGWNVGGKKKDNVLKELDDRLKQLEQQPLTLSLAAKGVPDAAMTLKEAGVTFEADDFRSSVAGLYEGNWLERFKARQHFKTDWQLSPHWNRSVLKQRFDSSWEEKHFGEPVNASRRITKDDKVAYTPEISVYRIDWETFTDTMTALIPKRFLSPEEAAAPLKAKLPIYMLKPEVTVSSLREEGIDRKIIEFNTGLGSSAAGRIYNVNSAAKAMDGMLLKPGDIFDYGKVIARAEAKYGFREAPVIVNGKLVPGIGGGICQVSSTIYNAALRTGLEIVERRNHSLPVSYLPKGLDATFAEGSINFRFKNTTGKSLYIRAFVDGSTLTVKFFGTFPKNTEYLVESRTVETLPVPDKFVQNKAIPAGAQEVLQEGKPGYIVETYQIKKVNGAVVERKRISRDTYRAQNRLIAVNSGREDSGNDSSGSKDQIVEDGISGPQF comes from the coding sequence ATGAAAAAAATTCATTTGATGCTGATCATCACTGCCGGGATCTTGCTGATCGGTTCCGTCACCGCTGGATGGATCCATCTCTATATCAGTCAGCAAACCCTTCCTGACCACGTGCAGGTAGGCGGTTGGAATGTGGGCGGGAAGAAAAAAGACAACGTGCTTAAAGAGCTGGATGACCGGTTAAAACAGCTTGAACAGCAGCCGCTCACGCTGTCGCTGGCCGCCAAAGGCGTACCTGATGCCGCGATGACCCTTAAAGAAGCCGGGGTCACCTTCGAAGCCGACGATTTTCGCAGCTCGGTTGCCGGCCTGTATGAAGGGAACTGGCTCGAACGTTTTAAAGCACGCCAACACTTTAAGACGGATTGGCAGCTGTCGCCGCATTGGAACAGGTCAGTGCTCAAGCAGCGGTTTGATTCGTCCTGGGAAGAGAAACATTTCGGCGAACCCGTAAATGCCTCACGGCGGATCACCAAAGACGATAAGGTCGCGTACACGCCGGAAATATCCGTCTATCGCATTGACTGGGAAACTTTTACGGATACAATGACCGCCCTCATCCCCAAAAGATTCCTTAGCCCGGAAGAAGCCGCAGCTCCGTTGAAAGCAAAGCTTCCTATTTATATGTTGAAACCTGAAGTAACGGTAAGCAGCTTAAGGGAAGAAGGGATCGACCGGAAAATCATCGAATTCAACACCGGACTCGGCTCAAGCGCTGCCGGGCGCATCTATAACGTTAATTCGGCGGCAAAGGCCATGGACGGAATGCTGCTGAAGCCGGGCGATATTTTCGACTACGGCAAGGTGATTGCCAGAGCTGAGGCGAAGTACGGCTTTCGCGAAGCGCCAGTCATTGTGAACGGCAAGCTCGTTCCGGGTATCGGCGGCGGAATTTGCCAAGTCTCAAGCACGATATATAACGCAGCGCTGCGAACCGGGCTCGAAATTGTGGAACGGCGCAACCACTCGCTCCCAGTCAGCTATCTGCCCAAAGGATTGGATGCTACTTTTGCCGAGGGCTCCATTAATTTCCGCTTCAAAAATACGACGGGAAAATCGCTTTATATCCGTGCCTTTGTAGATGGCAGCACACTGACCGTCAAGTTTTTCGGCACCTTCCCGAAAAATACCGAATACCTGGTTGAATCGCGAACGGTAGAAACATTGCCCGTTCCGGATAAATTCGTCCAGAACAAGGCCATTCCGGCCGGGGCGCAGGAAGTATTGCAGGAAGGCAAGCCGGGATATATCGTCGAAACCTATCAAATCAAAAAAGTAAACGGTGCGGTTGTAGAGCGCAAGCGAATCTCCCGGGACACCTACCGTGCGCAAAACAGGCTGATTGCCGTCAACTCCGGCAGAGAGGATTCAGGAAACGATTCATCCGGATCCAAAGATCAAATAGTTGAAGACGGCATCAGCGGGCCTCAATTTTGA
- a CDS encoding methyl-accepting chemotaxis protein, with product MTEKTDIHKKLKQVSLQGAGLFSGAVIVINLICFMLGLPVFAGLILSLVLTLPASYFIALWLLRSAKGQAAQTGSDSNIEELKNYQAASADGDYVLVTEQYKELSNQVKEHISKIGGAIEQVKTNSEMGFYVSDMIKEATLGVSADANQQTDMIRISSNTVNDVVGAIRHIAGSADETAVAATESSEKATKGQESIVTAIDQMGEANTTVHSLVDIMSRLEESSREVASFVSIIREIAEQTHLLALNAAIEAARFGDEGRGFSVIASEVRNLAEQSSESAKQVTQVVSLILNETVQAVTSTKLVASQVDNGLRGVKEAGESFEFIKLSIGEVAGQMQEVSSSVEEIAAGAEQLVDTMQKTEQIAVKTTQEMNNVTQAVEEHHAIMEQIATATQTLNDISKELEQAMQQYRKPSDHPQAS from the coding sequence ATGACTGAAAAAACAGATATACATAAGAAACTTAAACAAGTAAGTTTGCAAGGCGCCGGTTTATTCTCGGGCGCGGTCATCGTGATTAATCTGATTTGCTTTATGTTGGGACTTCCCGTCTTCGCCGGACTTATTTTAAGCCTGGTGTTGACTCTCCCGGCAAGCTATTTCATCGCGTTGTGGCTGCTGCGTTCGGCCAAAGGCCAAGCGGCGCAGACCGGTTCCGACTCGAACATCGAAGAACTAAAGAACTACCAGGCCGCCAGCGCAGATGGGGATTATGTACTGGTCACAGAACAGTATAAGGAGCTTTCGAACCAGGTAAAAGAACATATTTCAAAAATCGGAGGAGCGATTGAGCAGGTCAAGACCAACTCCGAAATGGGTTTTTACGTTTCCGACATGATTAAGGAAGCAACGCTGGGGGTATCTGCCGACGCCAACCAGCAGACGGATATGATCCGCATCAGCTCCAATACAGTGAACGACGTCGTCGGCGCAATCCGGCATATCGCGGGAAGTGCGGACGAGACGGCGGTAGCGGCGACCGAATCGTCCGAGAAGGCGACGAAAGGGCAGGAATCGATTGTGACTGCCATTGATCAAATGGGCGAAGCCAATACGACGGTTCACTCCCTGGTTGACATCATGAGCCGGTTGGAAGAGAGTTCAAGGGAAGTTGCATCGTTCGTATCCATCATTCGGGAGATCGCCGAACAAACGCATTTGCTTGCGCTTAATGCCGCGATTGAAGCGGCGCGCTTTGGCGACGAAGGCAGAGGTTTTTCCGTTATCGCCAGCGAAGTGCGCAATCTCGCCGAACAATCTTCGGAATCAGCAAAGCAAGTTACGCAGGTCGTTTCGCTGATCCTGAATGAAACGGTTCAAGCGGTAACCTCGACCAAACTTGTCGCAAGCCAAGTGGATAATGGGCTCCGGGGAGTCAAGGAAGCCGGGGAATCCTTCGAATTCATCAAGCTTTCGATCGGTGAGGTAGCCGGACAAATGCAGGAAGTATCCTCTTCGGTAGAAGAAATCGCCGCCGGCGCCGAGCAGTTGGTTGACACGATGCAAAAAACGGAACAGATTGCGGTTAAAACGACGCAGGAAATGAACAATGTAACGCAAGCGGTAGAAGAGCACCATGCCATAATGGAACAGATTGCGACTGCGACCCAAACGTTGAATGACATCTCGAAAGAGCTTGAACAAGCCATGCAGCAGTACCGCAAGCCGTCGGATCATCCGCAAGCCTCATAA